A window from Salvia miltiorrhiza cultivar Shanhuang (shh) chromosome 2, IMPLAD_Smil_shh, whole genome shotgun sequence encodes these proteins:
- the LOC131010917 gene encoding uncharacterized protein LOC131010917 encodes MYPFERYLRTLKNHIKNKAKVEASIANAYLLAEMSTFSSFYLEDQISTKWTTLPRNIEMPVAENDDPLCLAIFKPIGRSLGRGTKRYMDEREWLAAHMYILSNCAEVAETYSKIFKEEKRYANPYMTDAEFEVAFHNEFIVWFNHYVRDDKFMLNIHLLTLKLASKLK; translated from the exons atgtatccttttgaaagatatttgaggacattaaaaaatcatataaaaaacaaagccaaggttgaggcgtccatcgccaatgcatacttacttgcagaaatgtcaaccttctcttcgttttacttggaagatcaaatatctacaaagtggacaactttgcctcgcaatattgagatgcccgttgctgaaaatgatgatcctctttgtctcgccatattcaaacctattgggcgttcacttggccgagggacgaagagatacatggatgagcgcgaatggcttgctgcacacatgtatattttgagcaattgtgcagaggttgcagagacatatagcaa gatcttcaaggaggaaaaacgatatgcaaatccttacatgactgatgcagagtttgaagtcgcgtttcacaacgagtttattgtgtggtttaaccattacgtaagagacgataaatttatgttaaatatacatttacttactctaaaattggctagcaaacttaaatga